The proteins below come from a single Candidatus Firestonebacteria bacterium RIFOXYD2_FULL_39_29 genomic window:
- a CDS encoding desulfoferrodoxin, which translates to MNVKNRLEIYKCSVCGNVVEVIFAGGGELVCCGKPMILQIENTVDASKEKHLPVIEKTADGYKVKVGSVPHPMEEKHFITMIELTVDGNVCTKILKPGEAPEAIFCVKGSVASAREYCSLHGLWKV; encoded by the coding sequence ATGAACGTAAAAAACAGATTAGAGATATATAAATGCTCGGTTTGCGGCAATGTTGTAGAAGTAATATTTGCGGGTGGCGGCGAACTTGTTTGCTGCGGTAAGCCGATGATATTGCAGATAGAAAACACGGTGGATGCGTCGAAAGAGAAACATCTGCCGGTGATAGAAAAAACGGCGGATGGCTATAAAGTTAAGGTGGGCTCAGTTCCCCATCCGATGGAAGAAAAACATTTTATAACAATGATAGAGTTAACCGTTGACGGTAATGTTTGTACAAAGATACTGAAACCCGGGGAAGCACCGGAAGCAATTTTTTGCGTTAAAGGTTCTGTGGCTTCTGCAAGAGAATACTGCAGTCTTCACGGCCTTTGGAAAGTTTAA